One window from the genome of Caldisalinibacter kiritimatiensis encodes:
- a CDS encoding YeeE/YedE thiosulfate transporter family protein translates to MSSSKIEELKKRREKEQSEKKSQILYGIILVILTIMIYILFLFFDFEKSKFWIIGLAIGVVLQRSRFCFTAGFRDPILVGNTSIMKAIIIGLIIATVGFGIIQYIEIGNSQVLNIDKIPGQIYPVGLHTAMGALIFGIGMVIAGGCGSGTLMRIGEGFKLQIVVLIGLIIGTVLGAKHYEFWDKAIISKTQVVYIPEYTGLPLAIISQVIILIILYIFADWYDKKNNIMSM, encoded by the coding sequence ATGTCTTCTAGCAAGATAGAAGAGTTAAAAAAGAGAAGAGAGAAGGAACAAAGTGAGAAAAAGAGTCAAATACTTTATGGTATTATTTTGGTAATATTAACCATTATGATATATATTCTATTTTTGTTTTTTGATTTTGAAAAAAGTAAGTTTTGGATAATTGGATTAGCTATTGGTGTTGTTTTACAAAGAAGTAGATTTTGCTTTACAGCAGGATTTAGAGACCCTATCCTTGTAGGTAATACTTCAATTATGAAGGCAATAATAATAGGTTTAATTATAGCTACTGTGGGATTTGGAATCATTCAGTATATAGAAATTGGGAATAGTCAAGTATTAAACATAGATAAAATTCCAGGACAAATTTATCCAGTAGGACTTCATACTGCTATGGGTGCATTAATATTCGGGATAGGTATGGTTATAGCAGGTGGATGCGGAAGTGGCACTTTGATGCGTATAGGAGAAGGTTTTAAATTGCAAATAGTTGTTCTAATAGGTTTAATAATAGGTACTGTATTAGGTGCTAAGCATTATGAATTTTGGGACAAGGCTATAATTTCAAAGACTCAAGTGGTCTATATACCCGAATATACAGGGTTACCTTTAGCAATAATATCACAAGTAATTATATTAATAATACTGTATATATTTGCAGATTGGTATGATAAAAAGAATAATATAATGTCGATGTAG
- a CDS encoding LysR family transcriptional regulator — MNLQYLKAFYVTVKANSISKAAKLLHLTQPGLSMQIQSLEKELQVNLLNRSNKGVELTEAGRVVFDYANTILSLQENIERDLENLKTDKKYLHIGSCKIVGEYALPCSIYIYKHDNKDVDINVEISNSSQVVENLLDRTVNIGIIQGNVDNKKIVTEKIASDRILLVTSLPLMKTNITTDELRKLPIIFREEGSETRKAVINFLNQYDMDIDDLNIIYELNSMEAIKSSVLAGKGVSFIPELTIKKELKDGALTKIDIEGNSIACSYYIAYRKDHELSVYEKDFISFIKSSKRGFC; from the coding sequence ATGAACTTACAATATTTAAAAGCTTTTTATGTAACTGTAAAAGCAAATAGTATATCAAAAGCAGCTAAACTTTTACACCTTACTCAACCCGGTTTAAGTATGCAAATTCAATCTTTAGAAAAGGAACTGCAAGTAAATCTTCTCAATAGAAGTAATAAGGGAGTTGAACTTACTGAAGCTGGTAGGGTAGTATTTGACTATGCTAATACAATTCTTTCTCTACAAGAAAATATAGAAAGAGACCTTGAAAACTTAAAAACTGATAAAAAATATTTGCATATTGGTTCTTGTAAAATAGTAGGAGAATATGCTTTGCCTTGTAGTATATATATCTATAAGCACGATAATAAAGATGTTGATATAAACGTAGAAATTTCTAATAGTAGTCAAGTAGTAGAAAATTTATTAGATAGAACAGTTAATATCGGTATAATTCAAGGGAATGTAGATAATAAAAAAATAGTAACTGAAAAAATAGCTTCTGACAGAATTTTATTAGTCACATCATTACCCCTTATGAAAACTAATATTACAACTGATGAACTACGTAAGCTACCCATTATTTTTAGAGAGGAAGGCTCTGAAACAAGAAAAGCTGTTATTAATTTCTTAAATCAATATGATATGGATATTGATGATTTGAACATTATATATGAATTAAACTCTATGGAAGCTATAAAATCTTCAGTTCTAGCTGGTAAAGGGGTTTCATTTATACCTGAGCTTACTATAAAAAAAGAATTAAAAGATGGGGCTTTAACAAAAATCGATATTGAAGGCAATAGTATAGCATGTAGCTATTATATAGCATATAGAAAAGACCATGAATTAAGTGTTTATGAAAAGGACTTTATAAGTTTTATAAAATCTAGTAAAAGAGGATTTTGTTAA
- a CDS encoding sulfurtransferase TusA family protein, whose amino-acid sequence MGEKKIDCMDEICPMPLLRTIKEIKKIDVGEVLIIETNHNCSIINITEWAEKQGYNSDYMEISEGKWEIYIEKTK is encoded by the coding sequence ATGGGAGAAAAAAAGATAGATTGCATGGATGAAATCTGTCCAATGCCTTTATTAAGGACTATTAAAGAAATTAAGAAGATAGATGTGGGAGAAGTTTTAATTATAGAAACTAATCACAATTGTTCAATTATAAATATAACTGAATGGGCAGAAAAACAAGGTTATAATTCAGATTATATGGAAATTAGTGAAGGAAAATGGGAGATATATATAGAAAAGACAAAGTAG
- a CDS encoding ABC transporter permease gives MRVLDLIIKDLKIWLSDKKAIGITILMPIILTTILGGALGSSFAKEGSRNKVDIAIVRKYDAEEETEKFVKTLSNNTMINMDEKSISEVKNSLGDMNIDKIFNDQMLESDEIQKIINYRFMEEDEALKAVENKEVAAVVILPKGFVYDMYINFLTPFRNKVNIDVIGHPDMNISTQIVNGIMTGFSDGVSSIVIGKNVFIETAIANGMGANVFENMEEITEGLTDILEQSAVNINYRKVKGQKPMTGFQYYAVAITAMFILFTAGESSKTLLEEKENLTYQRMVIAGTSKWQIVTGKFFTIFVFSILQIGVMILFTNKVLGVNWGDPLLVGITTACAVFAVAGLGTMLAAITYRNENYKLTEVFQSVIVQILAFLGGSFFPLENFPKFFNTMSYFTLNGLALKAYQKIMLGNGIGKIITSLLGLIAMGIVFTLIATFLLKEKEGWKYVKYNKVKAYEIKE, from the coding sequence ATGAGAGTATTAGACTTGATAATTAAGGATTTGAAAATATGGTTATCAGATAAGAAAGCGATAGGAATAACTATATTGATGCCTATAATATTAACAACTATATTAGGTGGAGCTCTAGGTAGTAGTTTTGCCAAGGAAGGAAGTAGAAATAAAGTTGACATAGCTATAGTAAGGAAATATGATGCTGAAGAGGAAACAGAAAAGTTTGTTAAAACCCTAAGCAATAATACAATGATTAATATGGACGAAAAGAGTATTTCAGAAGTTAAGAATTCCCTAGGGGATATGAATATAGATAAAATTTTTAACGACCAAATGCTTGAATCAGACGAAATACAAAAGATTATTAACTATAGATTTATGGAAGAAGATGAAGCTTTAAAGGCTGTAGAGAATAAAGAGGTGGCAGCAGTAGTTATATTACCAAAAGGGTTTGTATATGACATGTATATAAACTTTCTAACTCCTTTTAGAAATAAAGTAAATATAGATGTTATAGGGCATCCAGACATGAATATTTCAACACAGATAGTTAATGGGATAATGACAGGCTTTTCTGATGGTGTATCATCAATAGTCATAGGAAAAAATGTATTTATCGAGACAGCTATTGCAAATGGAATGGGAGCTAATGTGTTTGAAAATATGGAAGAGATAACAGAAGGGTTAACAGATATCTTAGAACAGTCAGCAGTAAATATAAATTATAGAAAGGTAAAAGGTCAAAAGCCTATGACAGGTTTTCAGTATTATGCAGTAGCTATAACTGCTATGTTTATATTATTTACAGCAGGTGAAAGTTCAAAGACACTTTTAGAAGAAAAGGAAAATTTGACTTATCAACGAATGGTTATTGCAGGAACTTCAAAGTGGCAAATAGTAACTGGTAAGTTTTTCACTATCTTCGTGTTTTCAATACTTCAAATAGGTGTGATGATACTATTTACAAATAAAGTCCTCGGAGTTAATTGGGGAGACCCATTATTAGTAGGTATAACTACAGCATGTGCAGTATTTGCAGTAGCAGGACTTGGTACTATGTTAGCTGCAATAACATATAGGAATGAGAATTATAAACTAACAGAAGTTTTTCAATCGGTTATTGTACAAATACTCGCATTTTTAGGAGGAAGTTTTTTTCCGTTGGAAAATTTCCCTAAGTTTTTTAACACAATGAGCTATTTCACATTAAATGGATTAGCATTGAAGGCGTATCAAAAAATTATGTTAGGAAATGGAATTGGAAAAATAATTACATCCCTCTTAGGATTGATAGCAATGGGGATTGTTTTTACATTGATAGCTACATTTTTATTAAAAGAGAAAGAGGGGTGGAAATATGTTAAGTATAATAAAGTTAAGGCTTATGAGATTAAAGAATGA
- a CDS encoding YeeE/YedE thiosulfate transporter family protein, with protein MGDIYRKDKVGDKLKIINKLFKKPWPYWVGGILLGILNVILLATTGLAWKLSTGFSYWGGYILQKLGIDVFEWNYYQVYKQNLKPGETLINNYYTVMIIAIVLGSLISTLFASEFRIKKIKNKKQLIFGLLGGILMGYGTRLSLGCNIGAFFSAIPSFSLHSWVFGIFMFLGVWLGSKILIKYIL; from the coding sequence ATGGGAGATATATATAGAAAAGACAAAGTAGGTGATAAGTTGAAAATCATAAATAAGTTATTTAAAAAGCCATGGCCATATTGGGTAGGTGGCATTTTATTAGGAATATTGAATGTGATTCTTTTAGCTACTACAGGATTAGCATGGAAATTATCAACCGGTTTTTCATACTGGGGTGGGTATATACTACAAAAACTTGGTATTGATGTGTTTGAGTGGAATTATTATCAAGTTTATAAACAAAACCTAAAGCCAGGAGAAACCCTTATTAATAATTACTATACAGTTATGATAATAGCAATAGTTTTGGGCTCATTGATATCTACTTTGTTTGCTTCTGAATTTAGAATAAAGAAGATAAAGAATAAAAAGCAGCTAATATTTGGTCTTTTAGGTGGCATCCTTATGGGATACGGTACTAGATTAAGTCTTGGATGTAATATTGGAGCATTTTTTAGCGCTATTCCATCATTTTCATTACACAGTTGGGTATTTGGAATATTCATGTTCCTAGGAGTATGGCTTGGAAGTAAAATTTTAATAAAATATATTTTATAA
- a CDS encoding response regulator transcription factor, which translates to MIKVLIVDDQDILKEGLKMILSSEGDIEICGLASNGEDAYNICKWNLPDVVLMDIKMPKVNGVEATKRIKKDFPKIKIIVLTTFNDDEYIYDALKYGASGYLLKDATPERIAEAIREVYNGGALIQPNVAAKVVDRFYEMANNNNGKSIDKRVDKLTKREKDICRFLGEGKNNKEIAKELFLSEGTIKNHITNILNKLELRDRTQLAIFSVKNGLSE; encoded by the coding sequence ATGATTAAGGTATTAATAGTAGATGACCAAGATATATTAAAGGAAGGCTTAAAAATGATACTTAGTAGTGAAGGTGACATAGAAATATGTGGATTAGCTTCAAACGGTGAGGATGCCTATAATATTTGTAAGTGGAACTTACCTGATGTGGTACTTATGGACATTAAGATGCCTAAAGTCAACGGTGTAGAGGCTACTAAAAGAATAAAAAAAGATTTTCCAAAGATTAAAATTATAGTGCTTACAACATTTAACGATGATGAGTACATATACGATGCCCTAAAATATGGAGCTTCGGGATATTTACTAAAGGATGCTACTCCGGAAAGAATAGCAGAGGCCATAAGAGAAGTGTATAATGGTGGAGCCCTTATACAGCCTAATGTTGCAGCAAAAGTGGTAGATAGATTTTATGAGATGGCCAACAATAACAATGGTAAGAGTATAGATAAAAGGGTAGATAAGTTAACCAAAAGGGAAAAGGATATTTGTAGATTTTTAGGAGAAGGGAAAAACAATAAAGAAATAGCTAAAGAATTATTTTTAAGTGAAGGTACAATAAAAAATCATATAACTAATATATTAAATAAGCTAGAGCTTAGGGATAGAACCCAGTTAGCAATATTTTCAGTAAAAAATGGATTAAGTGAATAG
- a CDS encoding ABC transporter permease: MLSIIKLRLMRLKNEYIVFVIMTAMALLFAFLFSYIGSSDYTPKILLVDNDESEYSLLLIEELKEDSTFKYELTNYEDAIENVNKGKVKSAIIIDKGFGDKIENGEDPGLSIAKIKDDVDVYTLERLVASITGKMIGNIKIAEMTSEYVSEYSNSSKKDIFNNAYKKAVEYWKYRKPIEVSKNFISAENLNGYNNTQYSIIGFSIFFSMYTVVFAIGEILNERKYRTWQRLIVSPISKASLLGGNLVVTFAIGLIQLSVLFMAGKYIFGIELGKSILGIITVSAGFVFAVTSLGLFLSGIVKTHSQLATLSPVVLTSLGMLGGCMWPLEIVSNKILLTIAEITPTKWAVQGLTNIIMYGKGFEAIVIPTIVLIIMGLVFFGAGIRMVKYN, translated from the coding sequence ATGTTAAGTATAATAAAGTTAAGGCTTATGAGATTAAAGAATGAATATATAGTATTTGTAATAATGACGGCTATGGCATTATTGTTTGCTTTCCTGTTTTCTTATATAGGTAGTTCAGATTACACACCAAAGATATTATTGGTAGACAATGATGAAAGTGAATATTCTCTATTGTTAATAGAAGAGTTAAAGGAAGATAGTACTTTCAAATATGAGTTAACAAACTATGAAGATGCAATTGAAAATGTAAATAAAGGGAAAGTGAAATCAGCAATAATTATAGATAAAGGATTTGGTGATAAAATAGAGAATGGCGAGGATCCAGGCCTAAGTATAGCTAAGATAAAGGACGATGTAGATGTATATACGTTAGAGAGATTAGTTGCAAGTATTACTGGTAAAATGATAGGAAATATAAAGATAGCTGAAATGACTTCAGAATATGTTAGTGAATATAGCAATAGTTCTAAAAAGGATATATTTAATAACGCATATAAAAAAGCAGTTGAATATTGGAAATATAGAAAACCTATTGAAGTGTCTAAGAATTTTATAAGTGCAGAAAACTTAAATGGTTATAATAATACTCAATATTCAATAATAGGTTTTTCAATATTCTTTTCAATGTATACTGTTGTATTTGCAATCGGTGAAATATTAAACGAGAGAAAATATAGAACATGGCAGAGATTAATAGTATCTCCAATCTCAAAGGCATCTTTATTAGGTGGAAACTTAGTAGTAACTTTTGCTATAGGTCTTATACAGTTAAGCGTGCTGTTTATGGCAGGAAAATATATTTTCGGCATTGAACTAGGAAAAAGCATATTAGGAATAATAACTGTTTCAGCAGGTTTTGTATTTGCAGTAACTAGTTTAGGATTATTCTTATCAGGAATAGTTAAAACCCATTCACAACTAGCTACTTTAAGTCCAGTGGTGTTGACTAGTTTAGGTATGTTAGGTGGATGTATGTGGCCTTTAGAGATTGTAAGTAATAAGATATTATTAACGATTGCGGAAATTACTCCAACGAAATGGGCAGTGCAGGGATTAACTAATATAATTATGTATGGTAAAGGCTTTGAAGCTATCGTTATACCTACTATTGTACTTATAATTATGGGGCTTGTGTTCTTTGGAGCAGGGATTAGGATGGTTAAGTATAATTGA
- a CDS encoding S8 family peptidase, producing MKLQYKRLITIILSFILIFVQILILLPSNEVYAQSNHNSNIIPGKLIVKYKSTNENSKLSQSSANLIQEINISYNKDILQVIEELENSSNIEYVEPVFIRNIIDSYSEDVDSQKTVIKSVYEINDPEYINGYQWGLYATNIQDAWENVSIEDRNDITIAVIDTGVDLDHPDLKNSIVEGYDFVDGDTVADDEHGHGTHVAGIASAMVDNGLGIAGVAGGVNIMPIRVIGPYGATSKDIGDAIIWAADNGADVINMSLGGAEFSQYEYQAVQYAISKGVVVVAATGNESNHWIHGEKGDIDFDNDSVRYTAPVGYPAAYEGVVGVGAVDWYQDTDFIIADFSNIGEEVDVVAPGVDILSTYPDERYLYMSGTSMATPFVSGYVALILAGNNNLTVEQVTDILAESSIDLGDEGNDEYFGYGLVDGERIFNTPILDIEAVNEEVELPNGVEINLYTKDNHGTILEEVYGQAELYVERYDDNNIWFTEENISGTVVDIVYGEGNTVITIDEFGQYRIYAEDLDNNWVKSDYINVNIVEAPVVDDEDTSGDDSPVGGFTGGSPSGGGIVEEPSEEEDIVEVEDKNIQVKIDEENMVVEAVAKQDVKLIEVNIPSNILEKSKTNNKPIIIKTDDVNFKVNPKTVDINDGEELKFKISSLGNEETNSFIENKPEAINVSNVYDFELYVGDNKVENFNSSITVTIKYDKNKVSDKNKLGVYYYNEQTEEWEYVGGKVNDDRTITFETDHFSKYVVMEYNKTFDDIEGHWAKYDIEVMAAKHIAKGNDNAKFAPDNNITRAEFAALLVRALRIKEIDESSFTDVNSDAWYKEGIDKAYKAKIVNGVGDGVFNPDGNITREEMASMIMRAYSYTTTTNLDDIVTTAEVKFKDEGTVSSWARRNVRLVDTFKIMEGDPEGTFRPKDNATRAEAIVVIKRLLEIL from the coding sequence ATGAAATTGCAATATAAAAGGTTAATTACTATTATACTTAGCTTTATTTTAATATTTGTTCAAATCCTTATATTATTGCCATCAAATGAAGTATATGCACAAAGTAACCATAACTCAAATATCATACCAGGGAAGTTAATCGTAAAGTATAAAAGTACAAATGAAAACAGTAAATTATCACAATCAAGTGCCAATCTTATACAAGAGATTAATATATCTTACAACAAAGATATCCTTCAAGTAATTGAAGAATTAGAAAATAGCTCTAATATTGAATATGTTGAACCAGTGTTTATAAGAAACATAATTGATTCATACAGTGAAGATGTAGACTCACAAAAAACAGTTATTAAGTCAGTTTATGAAATAAACGACCCTGAATATATAAATGGATATCAATGGGGATTATATGCTACAAATATTCAAGATGCATGGGAAAATGTAAGTATAGAAGATAGAAATGATATAACTATAGCTGTGATAGACACTGGAGTCGATTTAGATCATCCAGATTTAAAGAACAGTATTGTTGAAGGATATGACTTCGTAGATGGTGATACAGTAGCAGATGATGAACATGGTCATGGAACCCATGTAGCAGGTATAGCATCGGCTATGGTAGACAATGGATTAGGTATAGCTGGAGTTGCTGGTGGAGTCAATATAATGCCTATAAGAGTTATAGGACCATATGGAGCAACTTCGAAGGATATAGGGGATGCAATAATATGGGCTGCAGATAATGGAGCAGATGTTATCAATATGAGTTTAGGTGGAGCAGAATTTAGTCAATACGAGTACCAGGCTGTGCAATATGCTATATCCAAAGGAGTAGTTGTAGTAGCAGCTACAGGTAATGAAAGTAATCATTGGATACATGGTGAAAAAGGGGACATAGATTTTGATAATGATTCAGTAAGATATACAGCACCAGTGGGTTATCCTGCTGCTTATGAAGGAGTTGTAGGAGTAGGAGCAGTGGACTGGTATCAAGATACAGATTTTATAATTGCAGACTTTTCTAATATCGGTGAAGAAGTCGATGTAGTTGCACCTGGTGTGGATATTTTAAGTACATATCCAGATGAAAGATATTTATACATGAGCGGTACGTCAATGGCAACACCTTTTGTGTCAGGGTACGTGGCTTTAATTTTAGCAGGTAACAATAATCTAACAGTTGAACAAGTTACTGATATATTAGCTGAATCCAGTATTGATTTAGGTGATGAAGGTAATGATGAATATTTTGGATATGGATTAGTAGATGGAGAAAGGATATTTAATACTCCTATATTAGATATAGAAGCTGTTAATGAAGAAGTGGAGCTACCAAATGGAGTGGAAATCAATTTATATACAAAGGATAATCATGGAACTATTTTAGAAGAGGTTTATGGACAAGCTGAATTATATGTTGAAAGGTATGATGATAATAATATATGGTTTACTGAGGAAAATATATCAGGGACAGTTGTAGATATTGTCTATGGTGAAGGAAACACAGTAATAACCATAGATGAGTTTGGTCAGTATCGTATATATGCAGAGGATTTAGATAATAATTGGGTAAAATCAGACTATATAAACGTTAATATAGTCGAAGCTCCTGTAGTAGATGATGAAGATACATCAGGTGATGACAGTCCCGTTGGCGGATTTACAGGAGGCAGTCCATCAGGTGGTGGAATAGTTGAAGAACCATCAGAGGAAGAGGATATTGTAGAGGTTGAAGATAAAAATATACAAGTTAAAATAGACGAAGAAAATATGGTAGTAGAGGCTGTGGCTAAACAGGATGTAAAACTGATTGAAGTAAATATTCCATCTAACATACTTGAAAAATCAAAGACTAATAATAAACCTATAATAATAAAAACTGATGATGTAAATTTTAAGGTTAATCCAAAAACAGTAGATATAAACGATGGAGAAGAACTAAAATTTAAGATATCTTCATTAGGTAATGAGGAGACTAATAGCTTTATTGAGAATAAGCCTGAAGCTATAAATGTTTCAAATGTATATGACTTTGAGTTATATGTAGGAGATAACAAAGTTGAAAATTTCAATAGCTCAATTACTGTTACAATTAAATATGATAAAAACAAAGTTTCAGACAAAAACAAATTAGGGGTATATTATTACAATGAACAAACAGAGGAATGGGAGTATGTTGGTGGTAAAGTAAATGATGATAGAACTATTACCTTTGAGACAGACCACTTTTCTAAATATGTTGTAATGGAATATAACAAGACATTTGATGATATAGAGGGCCACTGGGCTAAATATGATATAGAGGTTATGGCAGCTAAACATATTGCTAAAGGAAATGATAATGCCAAATTTGCTCCAGATAATAACATAACAAGGGCAGAATTTGCAGCATTACTTGTAAGAGCATTAAGAATAAAGGAAATAGATGAAAGTAGCTTTACAGATGTAAATAGTGATGCATGGTATAAGGAAGGTATCGATAAGGCATATAAAGCAAAGATAGTAAATGGTGTTGGAGATGGCGTATTTAACCCTGATGGTAATATCACAAGAGAAGAAATGGCATCTATGATTATGAGAGCATATTCATATACTACAACTACAAACCTTGATGATATAGTTACAACAGCAGAAGTTAAATTCAAGGATGAAGGTACGGTATCAAGCTGGGCTAGAAGAAATGTTAGACTAGTAGATACATTCAAGATAATGGAAGGGGACCCAGAAGGTACATTTAGACCAAAGGATAATGCAACTAGAGCAGAAGCAATAGTTGTTATTAAAAGGTTATTAGAAATACTGTAA
- a CDS encoding ABC transporter ATP-binding protein translates to MTLLEINNIKKKFKNIEAVKGISFEVEKGEVFGLLGPNGAGKSTTISMISTLIKPTEGDIYYKEESILKNPKAIQQELGVVPQEIALYPTLSGYENLKIWGHAYGLRGKELKNRVDEVADIIGLKDRLKERIEKYSGGMKRRINIGAALLHKPEILIMDEPTVGIDPQSRNHILETVLQLNKEGMTVIYTSHYMEEVEAICSRISIMDKGEIIASGTKDELIDIIKGQKRVNIRFDKVTDNLVQRLKEIDYVEKVDVLEEELILVTRNGEELFKDVINKVNETDSSILSIDIKKPNLEAVFLHLTGRALRD, encoded by the coding sequence ATGACCTTATTAGAAATAAACAATATAAAAAAGAAATTTAAGAATATAGAAGCAGTTAAGGGAATTAGCTTTGAAGTAGAAAAAGGAGAGGTATTTGGATTATTAGGACCTAATGGAGCTGGTAAATCTACCACAATATCAATGATATCTACTTTAATAAAACCTACAGAGGGAGATATTTATTATAAAGAAGAGAGTATACTAAAAAATCCTAAGGCTATACAACAAGAACTAGGGGTAGTACCTCAGGAAATTGCATTATATCCTACATTGTCGGGATATGAAAATCTAAAAATTTGGGGACACGCCTATGGTTTAAGAGGCAAAGAACTAAAAAATAGGGTAGATGAAGTTGCCGACATAATAGGATTAAAGGATAGATTAAAGGAAAGGATTGAAAAATATTCTGGAGGTATGAAAAGAAGAATAAATATTGGAGCAGCTCTACTTCATAAGCCTGAAATTCTCATAATGGATGAACCTACAGTGGGGATAGACCCTCAATCTAGAAATCACATATTAGAAACAGTACTTCAATTAAACAAAGAGGGAATGACTGTTATATATACTAGTCACTATATGGAAGAAGTTGAAGCTATTTGCTCAAGAATTAGTATTATGGATAAAGGAGAAATTATAGCATCAGGAACTAAAGATGAACTGATAGATATTATAAAAGGGCAAAAGAGGGTAAATATAAGGTTTGATAAAGTAACAGATAATCTGGTTCAGAGGTTAAAAGAGATAGATTATGTTGAAAAAGTTGATGTACTAGAAGAAGAGCTAATTTTAGTCACACGAAATGGAGAAGAATTGTTTAAAGATGTGATTAATAAAGTCAATGAAACAGATAGTAGTATATTATCTATAGATATAAAGAAACCAAATTTAGAAGCTGTGTTTTTACATCTGACAGGTAGAGCCCTTAGGGATTAG
- a CDS encoding sensor histidine kinase, producing MNKKKIALFTLIKILLSIIIFYGAINFEDAHQDRLYMLMAIIGIYIVVSIIRAFIIKKDLFYMLSFIIDVILVYYLEYNSKYLINYFFHTYYIIILVESSVYLNRKRSLIIGILTVIASLIKYFYLIYYKANYATISEMAFFTLLNIFVLVVINFAQYFREQKLKKDLLYDELLDTHKKLKEYAQKIEELTILEERNRIARDIHDTLGHMMTGIIMELEMASHIIDKDTGKAKKLLKASKTSAREGLSKIRQVVETLKPDKQISKGIDSIKELIDEFSQKTGVDIDLNIIGSIKKLTPTVSVTLYRVVQESLTNAVRHGKATKIIVNISLTKEKIEFQIKDNGIGDKDIKLGFGLKGMTERVRALHGEIEFKVGDGFIVRGYIPGEV from the coding sequence ATGAATAAGAAAAAAATAGCTTTATTTACCTTAATAAAAATATTGTTGTCTATCATAATTTTCTACGGTGCTATAAACTTTGAAGATGCCCACCAAGATAGACTATATATGCTTATGGCTATCATAGGAATATATATTGTAGTAAGTATTATCAGAGCGTTTATAATAAAAAAAGACTTATTTTATATGCTTTCCTTTATAATTGATGTTATTTTAGTATACTACCTAGAATACAATTCAAAATATCTGATAAATTACTTTTTTCATACTTATTACATAATCATATTAGTGGAATCTTCGGTGTATTTAAATAGAAAAAGGAGTCTAATAATAGGAATATTAACAGTGATAGCTTCACTGATAAAATATTTTTACTTAATATATTATAAAGCGAATTATGCTACTATATCAGAGATGGCCTTTTTCACTTTACTAAATATATTTGTTTTAGTTGTAATAAATTTTGCCCAATACTTTAGAGAGCAGAAGTTAAAAAAAGACTTATTATACGATGAGCTTTTAGATACCCATAAGAAGCTAAAAGAATACGCACAAAAAATTGAAGAACTTACAATATTAGAAGAGCGAAATAGAATTGCTAGGGATATACACGATACATTAGGTCATATGATGACAGGAATCATAATGGAGCTAGAGATGGCTAGTCATATTATTGATAAAGATACCGGAAAAGCTAAAAAGTTACTTAAAGCCTCTAAAACTTCAGCTAGAGAAGGATTAAGTAAGATAAGGCAGGTTGTAGAAACATTAAAACCAGATAAGCAAATATCAAAGGGGATAGATTCAATAAAAGAATTAATAGACGAATTTTCACAAAAGACAGGAGTAGATATAGATTTAAATATAATAGGTAGTATTAAAAAATTAACTCCAACAGTAAGTGTAACACTTTATAGGGTAGTTCAAGAGTCCTTGACTAATGCAGTTAGACATGGTAAAGCCACAAAGATTATTGTAAATATAAGCTTAACTAAAGAAAAGATAGAATTTCAGATTAAAGACAATGGAATTGGTGATAAAGACATAAAGCTAGGATTTGGGCTTAAAGGAATGACAGAAAGGGTAAGGGCATTACATGGAGAAATCGAGTTTAAAGTAGGGGATGGTTTTATAGTTAGGGGGTATATTCCGGGGGAGGTGTAA